Below is a genomic region from Nymphalis io chromosome 16, ilAglIoxx1.1, whole genome shotgun sequence.
CTTGGGAGTTAAATAACACGGCCCGCGCTGATGTTGAACTATTGTTCTTTAACCGGGTGCCTAAGGTCGGCAGCCAGACCTTCATGGAGCTGTTAAGGCGATTGGCGATTAGAAATCAATTTGGtatatttcacatttttttaccGGCTTAAGGGgtatacaaagtattgttgATTTGGAGGGTGAATGAGCAaatgtaataacaaaaacatgGTTGGCAGCGCAATAAAAAGAGGTTTATAATTCTTGTAGTGCACGTATCTGTATGTAAACGAGACAACTTATACCTGACTACATAAGGTATAAAAAACGCTCCCGCCAAAAAGCAACAGGACCTTTTCAAAAtacaatcattatattattacttggtggttgggctttgtgcaaattcATCTGCGTAAGCGTAAACCATTAATCACAAAAATATACCGCAAATTACCAAATCTtaagtgttgttgtgttccggtttgaagagtgagtgagctagtgtaactacaatcACAaagaataagataaaatatcacTTGAATACCtatttgacataaaatatatacttgtttctataattttcatatgttgttcaattaattgattaattaaacaaaacagcAAATATAGTTCATCTCGTTCCTAGAGTAATGATATTGTGGAAGCTACATACTATTTTATAAGGAAGGGAGACTTTTTCCGATGCGTGGGAcatttttgaaacaatataaaaacaaataaaatatcttaatttattgacagtacatatttataaaaagtataattaattttaaacatcgtCTCACtgaaatcatttaatatatagtcGCTAGCGCCATCTACTGAATAATGACCtgaaaaaatatcaattcaTACTTATAAAGTATTACTCGTGAAAACAATAAAGACGAAACACGCGATCAAAACATAAATTCTGCTCTTTAGTTGGTTCATCGACCAACTATCGcgagtaattatattattgttgccAACTCTCACAGTACATTTCACCATAGATTCTTGTATTCTcactaaaataatgatattaaaagaATGCGTTTTGAAAGTTACATAATAttcaaagttattaatttaaaatatatttacattaaggacttaaatttatagaaatcaaaattaaaaatagctgtaGTATagataaaaagccgagatggcctagtggttagaacgcgtgaatcttaaccaatgatcatgAGTTCAAATCTAAGTATCTagataattttcatgtgctgaatgaAATGCTGACCCAAGAGCTTATTTAGCCCaagcttatttagcccaaagtctgagtctagcggtgcagaaagacaacagtgccagcgtcttgggtacaatgccacaggacaatcttttagacggcgtgtttctgctttaaatttgtaacatgtattttgttctttttatttttattttgtattttataaaaatgtctgtatacataacgttaaaatatgaaaatattaactaagaCGGAAATAATATCATGActaaatgaaatacatttaaaaaaattcaatacatttaaaaaaagagtttgtgtgcatttgttaacttagtcaatgtttttattttatctatttaatttttattatataatattgttttgctgttgttaactgtttaaatcttaattattattatttataatttacaaaattgcttgtttactgtcatacatgaattagttttaagtggaaacttgattggtgtgtgatcgagttaacttgttgtataatgtatgtggtgtatactgtttgtttcccaaatataataaaaataaaataaataaataaaatgtggtCTGTGGTCTTTACCGACTAACTTTTTATGGTGCAGGTTTCCACCGCGACGCAGTCCAGCGCGTAGAGACGATACGCCTGGCGCCTGCAGATCAACAAGTGCTCGCGAGTCTTGTATCTGCGCACACGCCGCCTGCCTCCTACATCAAACACGTTTGCTACACAAATTTTACAAGGTattcacaatatattattattaattgtagttATGTTGTtgtaattatagtaatattgaTGGCCTTACACTTTAAGGGTTTTTATCGAATAAaccttataatttaaacattcaattttttttactatacgataatagtataatacaataatgaGTTATAATCATCGGAAAAAGCAGAAATTGAacagttttatttgatttcctttatatattgtaaaaatagcCGTAATAAAATTGGcgtcttaattaatttttaagaaggtaaaattttaatgtattttctattctgcatcaataaaaacaaaaattgactatccgttactaaaaaaatattaaaattataatattttgcaataaataaattaggcgCGAATTTACAGATTTCTAACCACATATGCACACACAACGGCTTCCGCTTAAAACATCatctttatcttataaatattaaaatcatattaacaCTATTAGAATAAGCAACATTGCTGAATTGCTAAAATTACAAAACTTTCTCTAATGCATAAAAAATGCAACTAGTGTAATTAAGAACATACGCTAGATAatcatttcttataataaaaaataaattgcaagcatcaatcaaaatataacCGTCGTTGTCGGCAGAGGTTACgataattattacaatgaatATAAGCGCCAGCATATAAAtcgaaactaataaaataaataatcctatAACGCCGAACGTTTTTAAATCCTCATCGGATTGTGGGCATTATTTTAGAGAAACGATTTCTGTTTTTACATAGAGCATTTTAAACAAAGTATTACGTGCATGGTCCTAGTggataatttattcaaatttattttatctcgtTACAATGataatttgcatttaaaacaaaagttcTTACATATATCCTTAATTTTTCCTTATAATTTCTAAGCATTTTATATAGATACCACTGTGTATCtgatagaattattaaattttaatatgttatttttatagaaaacccTTGTAACAACATCCATACATATTTGTTCATgttaattatgtttgtataataaattaacggaTAAAACCCACTTATTAGGAATATTCTACCGTCCGTGTGCTGCTGTTTATCGGTTTTGAAGAGTGAAAGAGccagtgttatatatatacatcaggGGATATAACATCCTAGATTACATGGTTGTAAGCGTATTGACACCAATGTCTTTAAGCGTATGTACGTACCATTTACCTGTCTGCCTATACCTATCATGCAGGCAAGCACAGGTATTTGATATAGGATAAAGAGTTTAACCGTAGTCAAAACAGTCtccataaataattttcatttgcatCATTATAAAAGCTCTCTAGATCTGTATTACGCTCtacatttgaatatgtaccTTAAATAACCTCTAGTTTTGAAAGACATCATTGCGATTCAAACTAAATCTAGCACTAAaattcacacacacacatgtaaTCGTACCTATATGATTAATGATTATCGATATTAATGTTACTTGCATTAATTCCACGGATAATTTAACAGTCACCCACCACACAACCGGATAATTACGTTTAGAAACTGTTCGAGTGCTCTTAAATTGCTCTATTGTTAAGACCCAAATGGAAATTACGTTTTCGTTAATCTATAATTTTAGTTCCTTTCTGTTTGTATATTGAgtttttcaatatttgtaaGAGTAACACCAAGTATTCTgtgtaaatatacaaaaaaaaaacttagacaTAACGTGTCATCGAAAAAGAGTATTATTTTCGATAATCATGCATTAGctgaataatatttcattaaaatatttgtaattagatAGAACACAAtcttaaattatgatataagtaataattagaattaattccttgtgtacatattaaaaatggatgcgggctgcccaagatcgggaatgctggctttcgtccagcagtggacggcgataggctgaaataaaataaaataataaaattatgttaccaAACTTAAAggtataatactataaatgaaatgaattatttattttcagataCGGTTTTCCGTCGCCGATCTACGTGAACGTAGTACGTGACCCCGTAGAGCGAGTTATATCATGGTATTACTACGTACGGGCCCCATGGTACTACGTGGAACGCAAACGAGCCTTCCCTGATCTGCCTTTGCCTGATCCAGCGTGGCTGAAAAAGGTCAGaaaacgttatttataattataccaaaataaatataaaatgcaatttcTTGATTCTTTTATTATGGTGTCACGTTCTACTGTCCAAGGATGAGTGTAAGGATAAGTATTtcacaaacatattttaaacatttatcatGGAATTTTTGCAAGAGTGCACATATATtggtttaaaacaaaagaatattaGAAATGCCCGTTTTTCctaaggaattattaatattcctatttactccTCCAATTAAACGTACTGgatgtgttaggagtggggaagAGCCCAAAGAGTCAGGATCAAACCTACGATTTCTACTTCAAACAAAACATATGTCATGTTGTGGCATTACCCCGTTGAATCACAATTCCGATTATCTGATCAAATGTTTCAACTACTTATGTAATATATCGATGTTTTCAATGCAATACTTATGCTGCTAGATGCGTTTTAACTTCCGTTAGGAACCTCACATGTGTATAACGTCATGCAATAATTGGTCTTGTGGTAGCGATATAGTAGCagcaattaatattcattaaaaatattcctttcTGAAGTTTTCATCTGCCAATCGCTATCTAAAGTGAGACTAATGCTGTGTTCCTCACGCCAGCTGGATCCACAAACAGAATCGGTTCGTGTAATCATCCAAAGATAAATCTTATTTCCGTAAGAGCAAAAATCATTTTGTAATGGCTCAATTCAATTTCTTCCAAAGTGAGGAATCATCATTCATGCTGCGAACTTCATTCCCCGTCAGTTGTTCATTAGCCCCGGTCCGCCGACGCGGGCGTCAATTTGCAGATCAATAGGCTAACAATCAGTCACGCGCTGCTTCTAAAGACGCTTCATACTGCAACACCGGATGTTTTTATGAATCGTTTTAAATGACTTGTGAACCTTTCTTACATTATTAACACGATAGTCTTCAATGTTCGATGTTCGATTGATACTTGATATAATACTTTACCAtcggttaaaaatgaattaaagaaaagaaagaaactataaaatattgaacacttataatataaaaagatttattcaaaaatgtattattttaactataattaaagtatgGGAATGTATGGTATGCGTTAAACTGAGGTTGCCCTAATAATACTGATCTACGAGTAAATGcgtaaaataaatgcaatttcTCAAACTAATAGGATTAGGTTGCCAGCGGCGTTTTCTCTGCAATGGTCTGTCAGTTGATATTCATTTAAACACAAACGCTTGTTATGCGTTCCCATATCATTTcgctatttttaaatcttttactttattacaaatacgaaaaactgaaaaataaattatattggttaatgattcaattaattaaatatttgcatgGTTTTATGTTGTGATGATTCAACTTTGTTGAAGTGTAATTAACTACTCCAGTTTCATTTACGATATTGATCGAAGAATGATTGACATGTTTCGGGAAAACTGGTTCCCATCATCGTGGAGCAGACGCGTGAAATAACGTCGCCGATGAAACTTAACGTAAATAACATAGCTAAGCTAAACTTCATCAAATCAAGGTTCATTTAAGTTATaggaattaaatttaagaaaataattatgaatcaattttcaataatttatatactcataaaacagacacatttttataaaaacagaattattaaaatatcagccGAACTGATCTCCTAATACCAACCGTATTGTACTTGTATAGAATTTTATCGACTCGGGAGCAGCGAACCCTTAcacattcttttattttttacaacctGCAAAAAAACTGATATCTTTTCGGTAGCGACAAATTGGTTTTATTGATCGTGAAAAATATTTctctataaaaacatattaacaaaTTGGGCGTTAAGGTGACAATAATGATCGACAAAATCTGTCCTTTATGCtccaatgtaaaaatattattacgtttGATAGATTGAATTGAAaaggataatatttctttaagctCGTGACTCAAAAGAGCCCGTGACAGATTACTATTGGCAGTTAATAGACTGAGCGTGCGCGGTCACTATAAAGATCTTTTCAGATTGATGACCAATAAGTAAGATTAATCTTTAATTAGTAGTCAATCTACGGGCCTTTAGTTATGCATTTACAATTTCATAaagatttctatttttaaaacagtcTTGCATTGGCGATTAAAggaatgtataatatttcttacagtgcatatggctatgggcggtggtgaccatttaaaaTCAGGTGGCCTAATTGCCAGTCCGCcttccaatataaaaaaaaatctagatttCTTAAGAccaacattaataatttttattttagtcaatATTTACCACCTGCTCATTTCATAGgtctttaatatattgttataacattaattagtaTTGGAAAAATAAATCAACACCGACTACGGCTGCACGTGGAGCGAAGTTTTTTCtagttaattattcttctattgtTAAACAAAGTGTTCACAacagctatttattttatacaaacaggACAAGGCGAAGCGAGGTGAaggcaaaaaataaattagttttggTGGAACAAAAAATATGATGGTCTAATTAGAGTttcaaaaatcataataatatattttcagttaCCTTTATTACTGCGgcgataaaacaatataataaataataagcaccCCGTGTATTTTAAGTAATACATTTTAACACGCGTTAAGAAGCAGCACCATCGACaacaatctaaaaaaaaaaataactaatttatacaTCCATCTTCTTGAACTGAAGTATCAACTGTAACTTTGCGCACTTATTTAATCTCTCTCAAAAACTGAACCGATCCCTGGAGTACTGAACCAAggactttataaaaaattattaaaaaaaaattgaaaaaaataaaattaatcgtttTGTGTAGTAGAACAATCTACCTGCTAGGaatgtagaaaataaataatgtttacaattttgCGACAATATTAGAAATTAACAAgaggtaataaataatagtgtaGGTAAAGTTTCAGTACATGATGCTTTATCCAACTTAAATGTCCTTTGGAAATGAAAGGCACAGTAGTGTAACAAATGAACAATTACCGGACACTTGCTCATCGTGTCTCGATCCTTAAATAGGAGAGGTACCCAGTTTCACTCCTGGCGACCATTTGCTCCTTGGTCAAACGCAAGCATCTATCACTGGAGACCTTTCCTTGCCGAGTTTGGTAAGTAATGTGATTAAAAGTGAGAGATGAACGGAGATAGGAGATCTAAAtgcaaaactaaaacaaaaaacacgAGGTAAGACTGTTTTTCGGCCATActgttatagaaatataaaccatatagGCGATATACATACTTTTATGCTATGATATGGAAAATAAGCAAGTGTGTGGTCATAGCTTACAATCTCGGAACATGCTATATAATaggtaatcaaaataaaaatcaaattgagtattgttattgaatatccaaaattatctatataaacgGTCTGAGTAACGTACTGTTACTTTACATTCTcgtgaaatgtaataaatactaacaGAGGATCTATTagtatgtattacattcatTCTTATcacatgttttaataaaacactcataaataaataaaaataaataagaaatgggGATAATCAAGAAATGTCTTGTATAAAAACTGTGAATGATTTTGTTCTCAAGAAAAATCAATTTCCGCTATTAAGAATATCTCACAAaagctgtttttttaaatacattaaaacgtAGTTAAAcgcactaaaataatataaataaaaacttaaaataaattaaataccttCCGCTTATTGTTAAGGAATCGAAGACGTGCGTATCGAAAGTGGCtagtttttgtttaaacaaAGCCAAAATACGTGATGTTCTTTCCTGAAATATTTACTCGATGACGGCCTTGcaaaagtatataatgtatttgacCTGTAATCAAAAATTCATGGTACAGTTTTAACTTTTCAACTACTTTGTTTTTTAGGTAAATGGAAATAATGACACGATGTAAATTGTAttcaataatcattatttaagattttaaaaaagaGCCTTCAACATTTACCATTACGTAGCCATACTGCACTATGATCTCTGGTTTGCTCCTAAAAATGGAATTTGCGATACAAATGCACCGCTGCATCTGCGCTGGTGTAGCACCAGTACGGCTTCAGTGGCGTTTTGCAGttctatttatctattaaattgtCCAACAtagtttgtatattaaaaataacttgcttgaaatttttaatttagcataAAAACATACCTTCGAAAggtgattattaattattaatttattgctattaatttatttattattctttacagGATTTTGAAACGTGTGTCTTAAGCGGCGATCGCGAATGCCGCTATCTGGAGGGCGAGACACACGAAGGTATCGGCGACCATCGCAGGCAAACCTTGTTCTTCTGCGGTCACGACCCGCAGTGCACGTGAGTATGCAATCTCTCatcttataagtataaattattataatcatgaaCCGCCCTTATTAAGAACAAAATACGCTTTATGCAGTGGAATACActagcatatttattttaatagtaattaaaaataacatttttttcaggCCATTTAACAGCCTAGAAGCTCTTCAGCGTGCCAAGCGCGTTGTTGAACAGCAATATGCTGTAGTGGGTGTGCTCGAAGACATGAACTCCACCCTAACAGCCATGGAGCGGTATATACCGAGATTTTTCCGTGGCGCTTTGCAAATGTACTGGGGTAAGCATATAATAATGAACTTTTGTATGATTTGGAAGTACTTAATGGCTCCTCCTCTAAGATTGAAAAAAGGCAATCACTTACATTTTATCTCTTGTGAGTGAAAGGCCATACAAATGTACATTATAAGAATTTTgccaacaataaattaattaatatttattttaaaacattaaatcataCTGTGTCAATTAAACAtgaatataagaattatttcatTGATATGATACATAATTGTATACATTCTTTGCAGAAGAACTCAATAGATTCAATCGTATCAATCGCAACGCCTTCAAGCCTCCCGTATCGGAAGCGGTTAAGCAGATAGTCCGCGCGAACTTCACGCGAGAGATCGAGTTTTACGAATTTTGCAAACAAAGACTGCATATGCAATTGAAGGCACTCAAAGACTCTACCATTACACTGCCTGAGCCTACTAACACAAGAACAGCCACTAATTTTAATATGCTATAACAACTACAGCGAAGACTgcttgtaaatttataaacgtAAGTTTAAGAGTATAAACTATTCAAAGAGGaaaagattttgataaaataaaataagatcgtggagttgttaattattataaaaaaatggaggAGATCCAAAATGACAACTCCTTGTCATTGTTGTTGTTAATAATAGTATATGATACGTCGTACTTTTTAGTACTAGTGACATCTATTGAATATTCACTAAACTATATACTTTTGTAACCTTAGAAAAGCCATCTGCCCATTTTTGattcataaacatttaaatattgttcttaTATCGCCAGGTTCTTTACTTATatgattttacatataattaaatttgagaaacaaaaaaatcaaattccGTTATCATTTCTGTTTTTGAAATTTTGCAAGATTTAGGAATCTATTCCATGTCTAAGTATTATTACTTATCTCAACTTCGAAATAAGACAACTATGAATAGGAGATGAGCATAGGACCAGTCCCGTATCATTATGAATCACGCCAAAATTGATAAATTTGGCATatcacgtttataataataattaatctacagtaacagcctgttaatgtcccactgctgggctaaggcctcctctcccttttgaggagaaggtttggagcttattccaccacgctgctccaatgcgggttggtagaatacacatgtggcagaatctcaataaattagacacttgcaggtttcctcacgatgttttccttcaccgttaagcacgagatgaattataaacacaaattaagcacatgaaaattcagtggtgcttgcccgggtttgaacccacgatcatattatatactacatattatatactacataaattgatgttttatcatgtaataaaaaaaggatatttatgtataatgtgtTGTTGACGCTTTTAGAAGACATCGTCAGTAATACCTAcattacaagtaaatataataagaggcgctattattaataataatatcatttttactttatttagaaACTTATTTTGTATCTACAACTATCCACCAGTTTCAGATAGGTGACCTTTTgtacagtatatttttttcttttaattcgaATTTAGCTGATAGTTTATTGTGtatatgttactttatttactaatttatttactgTATCATTCAATAATTGTGATATGTTTAGTCTTTAAacgatattgtaaaataaaagtacatcgcaaaatgttaaatgttttttttttgtatttcattatgtatacatatataaacgatTCGGTAATTATAAAGCGatataagtaactttttttattattccattattattattatttgaacttATTAAATGGAaactttttaattgtatgtagAAATTatggacaaaaatatattaaacgtattattaattataattatattaaagattatgGCATGtagtgataaattaaaaaccaagCTTATGATATTATGCACATTCATTTATTCGTAGATTTATTGCTAAAACAGGTgtcaaaaataacaatactaaaaaaatcCAATAGAATAGCGTTTCCGCGTTTATAAAGTAATCAATAATATGGCCACATTACAAGATTTCAggtacatacaaaataaaaatcattgttataaatattaataataataatttaattccgtTATTTCTATTAgtctcattttaaaaatagaatctcaaaatcaaatatactcgtaacaaataataaatcccCTGTATTCATTATGTATCGAGTTGTCATgattctgtatttaaaaaaatagaaaatattacatCGATTTCATAACATTTTACATTACCTACTTAGTACAGCACATACAGTATTAGGGTTGACAGTAAGGACACTTAATTATAACTGACATCGATGTAGACAACGTTTGTAACAATTCATAAAACATcgtaaaaaaactaacaagtataataattctgtaatatagtttcatattttttattcgtatatttatttatctaatttcgTAATTAATGTGACTAAAACCTTGATAACTAGTTTTATTTTCGAgataaagatatttaatatgACTAATAGTTtcgtaaatttttttattaaaatattaattaatatcattcaGAATTTATCTCTCGATCTATATACAAAGAAACAGTGAGGGCGGCTCGCACCTCGCTCGGCACACTCTTCAGTACCTACTATTGCTTTTTATTGTCCACAGGGACGATGTACTACAAATTAATAGTACATACAAAAAATTCTACAAATAAACATCGTTACGGCAAATGGCACTCTAAACGAGTCAAACGCTCATGTTTACATATCCTACGCCTAAACTAAATTGTATATCACAAAAGTTATACGAAGCCTCAATAATTTAAGTTCATATGCAAACGAACAATATTGCAGCCGCAATTTATACAGGCACAGGAATGTGACCGGCAACGGGCGCTTCCGCGAGCCTCTCTGCATACACACAGCTGGACCGAGACGTGCCGGACTCCTCGTTCCCGATCGTTCGCCACCGACGCTCAACATAAACGCTACACCTTTCGCGTTAGGCACTAATTCAGTAGAAAGACGGGTGCCAGTCCACGGTAGGGTGGAGCGTCCCCGGCGATGATAGTGCAGGCTGCGCTGCGCCGAGAGCTAAACAATCGAAACAGTAGTTAGTTCCATTGTTGCTGTCCCAGAATTGCTGACCTTTACATTGAAATCTCACTGCCAATTCTAATCTTTGTCCGGAAGAAATGCAGGGTGCGtacaaaacaaattgaaaacgATCTGAGTAACCATCGCATGAACCTTGTACATAAGTTGCCTGTAGGTCTGTGTAAGTTCTCCAACGGTTCATAGTGTAGCGAATGTGAACAGTCTTATGAAAATCCAAATTTCGTACTCGCACTGAGCCGCAAATTGTGACATGGACTCCGTCGCAGACTCTTGAGCTTTCCAAGCATACAGTTTGTTTTTCTAATTTCTCTGTTACGTCACGCGTTAGTTGGAATAAAGGAACTAAAGTTAATGCACCGAGTCGCGGTGGAGGTCGCGATGGTGGTGAATTATGAACGTCACAACCAGAGAGATCATCGTACGCAGACTTTGGAATAACTGGTATTTCATCCATAAACGTCTTCACATCTGCCAAGTCGAGCCCTAGCACATCGGCGAAGCGCACAATTTTTTTACGACCCGGAGTACCAGGGGGTGTTTTTCCTGTTTTTAATGATGAGCAACGGCGTACTCGTTGTGGCTTATCATCTTCAGATTCATCTTCTGTTTTAGTCTCAGCGTTAAGCAACGAAGGGTCAATTTCAGGATCAGGTGATAGGTCTTTATCAATAGGAACTTCACTGGTAACTATTTCTGTTAGCCCATTACTTACACATATGTTAATTTCGTTTAAATTCTGATCACCAACGCTTGCTGTTGACATTTTTTCTTGTTCGTTGAGGGTCTCATTGTCAGTAATTGATACATCTTCAAATCCTTCTGTTATATGATTTTTTGTAGATTGATTCACTTCATCAATGCTAACAGAAGGATCGCTTTTCGCTGATTCAAATTCAGGGTCGCTGTCTATGGCTGAATTTAAATGTGGAATCAAACTTCGATCTGACTTTATAACTGAATTATGTTGTATTGCACTATCGCTTTCATCGCAACTATTGTGTCGGGCACAACCTTCAAAAGTTATAGGAGAATATAAGGGCTTATCAACGTGACCATTTTC
It encodes:
- the LOC126774210 gene encoding heparan sulfate 2-O-sulfotransferase pipe produces the protein MDHIFRQRRISVPKRTSELVALVAVSCTLFLFLHTRDLSTKLRRMQRLNDDVTAFNHLTDRIQTDRTELAYASAQEYKEALEAIRRNTGAERSKPQRTLESEITKSDEVDQELHEEVLPDPWELNNTARADVELLFFNRVPKVGSQTFMELLRRLAIRNQFGFHRDAVQRVETIRLAPADQQVLASLVSAHTPPASYIKHVCYTNFTRYGFPSPIYVNVVRDPVERVISWYYYVRAPWYYVERKRAFPDLPLPDPAWLKKDFETCVLSGDRECRYLEGETHEGIGDHRRQTLFFCGHDPQCTPFNSLEALQRAKRVVEQQYAVVGVLEDMNSTLTAMERYIPRFFRGALQMYWEELNRFNRINRNAFKPPVSEAVKQIVRANFTREIEFYEFCKQRLHMQLKALKDSTITLPEPTNTRTATNFNML
- the LOC126774196 gene encoding glycogen-binding subunit 76A isoform X2, coding for MSGDRAGSQCGLTSLLPMSCRGRAAAFARDLHSRLRSLGATEENGCENNWLSTGDSSTHRPSSSTHSQRDLYDFELECESPSSPVDGFESSFSERQNETRDPPFYDVDTESELKEKSKLMLKQPDKGKNGFKFSTAFYTESPVKLQPGSKENGHVDKPLYSPITFEGCARHNSCDESDSAIQHNSVIKSDRSLIPHLNSAIDSDPEFESAKSDPSVSIDEVNQSTKNHITEGFEDVSITDNETLNEQEKMSTASVGDQNLNEINICVSNGLTEIVTSEVPIDKDLSPDPEIDPSLLNAETKTEDESEDDKPQRVRRCSSLKTGKTPPGTPGRKKIVRFADVLGLDLADVKTFMDEIPVIPKSAYDDLSGCDVHNSPPSRPPPRLGALTLVPLFQLTRDVTEKLEKQTVCLESSRVCDGVHVTICGSVRVRNLDFHKTVHIRYTMNRWRTYTDLQATYVQGSCDGYSDRFQFVLYAPCISSGQRLELAVRFQCKGQQFWDSNNGTNYCFDCLALGAAQPALSSPGTLHPTVDWHPSFY
- the LOC126774196 gene encoding glycogen-binding subunit 76A isoform X1, with the protein product MSSQELKMSLEHQMPVLIKKTQMSGDRAGSQCGLTSLLPMSCRGRAAAFARDLHSRLRSLGATEENGCENNWLSTGDSSTHRPSSSTHSQRDLYDFELECESPSSPVDGFESSFSERQNETRDPPFYDVDTESELKEKSKLMLKQPDKGKNGFKFSTAFYTESPVKLQPGSKENGHVDKPLYSPITFEGCARHNSCDESDSAIQHNSVIKSDRSLIPHLNSAIDSDPEFESAKSDPSVSIDEVNQSTKNHITEGFEDVSITDNETLNEQEKMSTASVGDQNLNEINICVSNGLTEIVTSEVPIDKDLSPDPEIDPSLLNAETKTEDESEDDKPQRVRRCSSLKTGKTPPGTPGRKKIVRFADVLGLDLADVKTFMDEIPVIPKSAYDDLSGCDVHNSPPSRPPPRLGALTLVPLFQLTRDVTEKLEKQTVCLESSRVCDGVHVTICGSVRVRNLDFHKTVHIRYTMNRWRTYTDLQATYVQGSCDGYSDRFQFVLYAPCISSGQRLELAVRFQCKGQQFWDSNNGTNYCFDCLALGAAQPALSSPGTLHPTVDWHPSFY